The DNA region CGACGGTATTCATGCTTGAATATTATACCATATCGCGCTCAGGATTTCAAGTACCTCTCAGCAAAAATCTTCACCATTCTCAATAAGTATTTTTGTGCGTTCCACACAAATCTCATCGGCAGTCATGCCATACATATCAAGAAAAGCCTCCGCCGCCACATTTGCATTAAGGTTGAAGCTTCCCCCCGCAGGCAGCTTCATGGTGAGTTCAAGATACTTCTCCCCCGCTTCCATCGAGATAAGTTCCAGCGACGGTCTTATATCCACAGGTTTATATGTACCTTTTTTTGTACGCTTCTGTATCTCTATTACTTCCCTGCCCATAAAATCCTTGAACATCTCTGCCATTTCCGCAGGTGTCTTATCCGCCGATATTCGTATAATGTACTCCGCATGGGTTATCTCCGTATGGCTGTGTACAGGTGCCGAACAGCTGACTATCCTCATGCCCTCGGGCATCTGGGCATCAAGGGCTTTAAGCACCTCTTCATCGGGCAGATCCTCCAGAAGCGCGAAATCCATGACTTCCACCCTGCTTTCAAACCCCAGCGAAAGGGTCAGGGGGAACATTATATATATATGCGGGTTGAAGCCCTGTGTATACCATATCGGCAGTTTCGCCCGCTTTATCGCCCTCTGCATGGCACGCATCAGGTCAAGGTGTGAGATATACTTCGCCCTGCCGCACTTTTCATATACCACCCGCTTGTCATACCTGTCGGGGCGCAGGTCTACATTTTTAGGTTGAAGTCTTTTTTCCGCCACAGTAAACACCTCCGCATTCGGGCTTTATTCCGCAGCCCGAACAGCCTTCCTTACAGTTTCTTGTAGTCTGTGCAAGATGGGCTTTTTTGTTCTCTCTCACAAGAAATTCGTGAGATACCAGATAATCCAGATGCGACCAGGGCGCCACCTCATCGTAGCTTCTCGTCCTGTTAGCGTAGAACGCCGTATCTATGCCCGTTTCCTCAAAGGCTTCCAGCCATTTGTCAAACTGAAAATGCTCGTCCCAGCTATCCATGTAACAGCCCTTTTTCCAAGCCGCATACACCGCCTTGCACACACGCCTGTCGCCCCTTGCCAGAACAGCCTCCAGCACCGAGGTATTTGAATAGTGCAGGCTAAGTTTTATCTTCTTGCTGGTCACAGCGGATTTCAGTATCTCCTGCTTGTGCTTTATCTGTTCTTCCGTCGCCTGAGGTTCAAACTCAAAGGGCGTGAAAGGCTTTGGCACAAAAGTCGCGGTCGATACCGCTATCTGCACCGACCGTCCCCGCTTCTCCTTGGGCGTTTCAAAATACAGCTGAAGTATCTTATCCGAAAGTTCCGCAATACCGCGGATATCATCGTCTGTCTCCGTGGGCTGACCCATCATGAAGTACAGCTTCACCTGAGTATACCCCCACTCGAAAGCCATCTTGCAGGTATTGATTATCTCGTCCTCGGTGATGTTCTTGTTTATAACGTCACGCAAACGCTGTGTTCCCGCCTCGGGAGCGAATGTCAGTCCGCTTTTTCGTACAGCTTGTATCCTTTCCAGAAGTTCCTCGTTAAAGCTGTCAAGTCTTAAAGACGGCAAAGCAAGATTAACATTCTCGCCGTCGGTATACTCCGAAAGGCTGAGAAGGAGCTCGTTTATCTTGGTATGGTCACTGGTGGAAAGTGACGAAAGCGACACTTCCTCATACCCCGTCTGTTCACACAGCGACTTAGTTTCATTCTTTATCGTATCGATATTCTTCTCACGGAAAGGTCTGTAAATAAATCCCGCCTGACAGAACCTGCATCCGCGGATACAGCCGCGAAGCACTTCCACCACCGAGCGGTCATGTACTATCTCGCTGAAAGGCACAACAAAGCTATCAGGGTAGTACACCTTGTCAAAATCCGCGATGATGCGCTTTTTTATACGTGCAGGTGCTTCGGGCACATTCGGGGTTATGCTCTTTACCGTGCCGTCCTCGTTGTAGTCAACGTCATAAAAGCTCGGCACATATATGCCCTCTATCTTCACAGCCTCCCGCAGAAATTCCTCTTTCGTAGGATTTGAGGGCTTCATCTTTTCGTATAGTCTCAGAAGTTCAAGGTTGACTTCCTCGCCCTCACCCAGTATAAACAGGTCAAAGAAATCCGACATAGGCTCGGGATTGCACACGCAGG from Ruminococcus albus AD2013 includes:
- a CDS encoding TIGR03936 family radical SAM-associated protein, coding for MAEKRLQPKNVDLRPDRYDKRVVYEKCGRAKYISHLDLMRAMQRAIKRAKLPIWYTQGFNPHIYIMFPLTLSLGFESRVEVMDFALLEDLPDEEVLKALDAQMPEGMRIVSCSAPVHSHTEITHAEYIIRISADKTPAEMAEMFKDFMGREVIEIQKRTKKGTYKPVDIRPSLELISMEAGEKYLELTMKLPAGGSFNLNANVAAEAFLDMYGMTADEICVERTKILIENGEDFC
- a CDS encoding TIGR03960 family B12-binding radical SAM protein; translation: MEEIKNKLEKILLKATKPARYIGGEIGSVVKDRDKVDVRFAFCFPDTYDVGMSHLGMKILYGLKNQVPNWWCERVFMPEKDFETLMRENDIPLYGLESLDPIKDFDFIGFTLQYELSYNNVLQMLDLAGLPVLAKDRKSLTPLVVGGGPCVCNPEPMSDFFDLFILGEGEEVNLELLRLYEKMKPSNPTKEEFLREAVKIEGIYVPSFYDVDYNEDGTVKSITPNVPEAPARIKKRIIADFDKVYYPDSFVVPFSEIVHDRSVVEVLRGCIRGCRFCQAGFIYRPFREKNIDTIKNETKSLCEQTGYEEVSLSSLSTSDHTKINELLLSLSEYTDGENVNLALPSLRLDSFNEELLERIQAVRKSGLTFAPEAGTQRLRDVINKNITEDEIINTCKMAFEWGYTQVKLYFMMGQPTETDDDIRGIAELSDKILQLYFETPKEKRGRSVQIAVSTATFVPKPFTPFEFEPQATEEQIKHKQEILKSAVTSKKIKLSLHYSNTSVLEAVLARGDRRVCKAVYAAWKKGCYMDSWDEHFQFDKWLEAFEETGIDTAFYANRTRSYDEVAPWSHLDYLVSHEFLVRENKKAHLAQTTRNCKEGCSGCGIKPECGGVYCGGKKTST